Part of the Nicotiana tabacum cultivar K326 chromosome 20, ASM71507v2, whole genome shotgun sequence genome, TGGACATGGAAGACAATTGCGGGAGAGAGCTAACATATCAGTCAAATTGTCATCTTTAGTCTTAAATCATGAGATTGCCGTAGTTGTACTGATAGAGCAACTTTACAGGTGAGACTGGAACAGGctattcttcttttaaagtattgGTGCCgctattttctctctctcttgcATATCTCTCACTCTCTGTTGTGCTCTCCTTCCCCCCCCCAATTTCTGTCAGTAAACATTTCAATGTTGAGAAGATTGTTTGAGAAAATAGTTTCACAACTTGAAGTATTCATGCGTCCTAGTCATACTGTTCTCATTACCTATCCACTTCCTAAGAGGAAGAGAACATAAAATTATTCCTTTTAAAGAGCTCTTATATATCTTTTGAACTAAAATGCAAATATCTATTTTCATCCCTCTTTGTATTAAACACTGTCTCCAATAGGATTGTTTTAATCAAGTAAAAGCTTCCCATAAACGAGATTCGATGAAGCATGTAGTCTACAACTACGGCGGACATAGTATTAAAATGACTAGTTACATAATTCCTCCCTTCCCTTCTTTATAGGTTCCTTTCAGCCACTTACGTGGGAAGTGTCTTGGCTTTAAATCTTTTGTCAAATCTGATTGTTTATCCTATCATGACCTTACATGAATTTCCAGAAACCTAATAGATACATTGCTCTAAATATTTTGACAGAGCGTGGACCATTCTTAAAGGACAGAATTACCATCACTAGGCATTGGTGTCTTAACTATGATAAAGCGACAGAGCTACAGGTAGTACTTTCATATCCTAAATATTTGAACTGCTATTCTATTTCCTCAGTGAACTTGGTGCATTATAATTTAAGTTTAATAGATCGAACTTTGCCATATATGCTGCATTGGCcttaaataatgaatttggagAGTGATGCTTTATTTGCTTATTAAAATAAGGTGAGCTTTATTACCCACTGTGCTTCACTATTTCAAGTGTACTAATTAGCAAAATGATTAAATTCATTGGCTTGTCATACCCTTGCTAATCACCATGTTCTTTACTGGCTTGAATATAAGATGTCCTTTTGCCGCCAAAAGCCTAGAGAGAAAAATCATGCAGAATCATACCGTGGGAAACCGGGAATAACTTCAGGCCAACTCAATGTAAACAGTGACAATGATAAACTAGGTTTTCACCAATTTCATTTCTTAAACTAACCATAGGTTACATGATCTAGGAGTTGGATGTCTTTGGCAGCAACCCTATCACAGTTCTCCTATTACTTGGGATTATTGCCTTTATTAGTATATTCATTTTGCTAGTTTTCCTGGTCAAACTAGAGATTACCATCCATACAGTCAATAATTTATTGACTGTTTCAGGATTTTTATTTCTTGGAATTGGATTAGAAGAACTGAATGACTTCCAAATTTCATTCAACCACCATCAGAGGAACCAAATTCAACTCAGGTTTGAAATATCTTTTGAGGATAACCTTGGCCCTCATTTATAGATATTGGACGTGCCTAACCACCCGCCTAAATATGGTTGAGAAGTGAGCGGAACCTCATCCTTAGATCTTAGAAGTCTGTTGAGGTTGTGACTGTCCAAATCGTTGATGCTTAACTTGGTTTACGACATGGTCTGCGAAGTCGGATATCGTGATGGTGTGTCATGTCACGCCTTACTAGTTGGGCTTAACCGGTCCGGATCTGACGTCTCTACACTTGATGCCTTCCACTGCCTCTAATCTGACTTCTTAAGAGTGACAAATATGGTCTATGCAAACTTTAGATGATTTTGAATGGTATGTGTTGATCATTGTAGTCCCTTTTCAACTTGAAGACTCAGATATTGATCTCCTACTCCATGTAACAATATCTAGCCGTGACATGAAACCTAAGGATTGAATCAACGAGATGACTGCGCAGAAAATCTGAAATGCACAATCTAACAGTTGACAAATTTTGCATTTTCCTGTTTACATTCACTTACATAGAGTAACTAAAAACTGCTACCGGTTGAAATCTCTTGTTCTCACTTCCATTCAGGTTTTAAAGAAACAAGAGAGGATAAAAAGAAGTAAAACGTCAATAGATGTTAAATCTATCATCACAATGAAATCAGAATCTTCGGAACAAACAACTGACAAACACAACCTATTTTTGCCAATGAAAACAACCAAACAGCAAGGTGCAGCTTCTTACTTGCAACATACAGGTTTCCGGAGTTCAATAGACAGAAAAGAATACTAACccacaagaaaataaaaaaagacgtCATCAAATGGTATCTTTAGATTGAAAATAGGGGGTTACACacacaaaagaaaatccaaaagatgTCATAGAAAATGGGTTTCTTAAAGAGACCAGTTATCAaccgttttcttttctttacgagaagatttttttaataaagaaacAAGGCTAAATAGTGACTAGATTGGCATGAATTGTCAGCTAGTCATTCCAACTTAAATAGTGACCAGATAGATGCCTCTACTTGACAAAGGTGTGTTTTGTGAGCCTCTGCTTGACAAAGGTGTGTCTTGTGAACCCCTCACCCTGATATGGAAAATCAAGTCTTCTACACTTACATTTGAGTGCATGAGAgttttaaattatgttttttccctttttcttttcttttctaaaaaaATTCCACCTTCCTCCCTCTCACTGCCCCTCCATTATTCCACCCTATAGCCACCATTATACAACCCGAAGAACACAACGAAAGCACGACATGAATATCTCTCGGGTTTCTAACTTTCAAACATTCTCAAGAACTCACTGTAGTTGGCAGTAGAGGTGACAaattggttaaaagaaaacaattaTCCACCCACATTATCCATAAAAAATGTGCTGGATAATGAACCACTTAAAAATGGGTCGAATATGGATAAAAAACCATactatccacttagaaaatggttaaccaatggataactaatgtgtattaacttttatatttgtaaagcctcaaattggagtTCCTCAAGTTTGGAAGCAAGGAATTCTCTCATAAGTGATCATATttaagaagccatggataatatggatatccatattatccgccggataAACCCGTTTTTATCCGTCtcaaatatgggtcgggtcggataatttatccgtatTTTAAATTATCCGCTTTGACCCGCTCATATCCGGCCCGACCCtcccgtttgccacccctagttGGCAGTAAACATTGTTACTAATTACAaatttaatattataaagaaagaAAGGGATCATAGTCAACAACCTGCACAAGGGAAAGAAATGGCCATCTTAGTTCTTGTAAACAATCTTTTCATACTCATATGAGAATAAATTGATCATGTACTCGCAACATGTAAGCTACTAATCAAATTTCATAATATCGGGCTCAAAATAACTCAAGATCCATGTTCACGCTGGCCACAAATTCGTCTGGCTGGTTAGAATGTCAACTCAACTCGCTATCCTACCCCACATTGATCTAGCTTCCTAATCTAAAtttaaaggaaaagagaaaacaCAAGGGACAATTTAAAAACAGATCACTAGATATGTAACATTTTGTGGAAGACATAACTATAGCAGTTAACTAGATTAGTCAGGTCAGAAGAGGAAAATTTCATCGTCCTGAACCTTCGTCAGGAGTCTGCAGCAACAGCAGCTATAGCTTCTGGCAAGGGGCGGATTTTCACAGGTGAAATGTGAGAATTGAGTGGAATCTGGGAAGGACCTAGTAACTTCTTCTCCTTTGGGAAAGATCCCACAATTCCAAGAACTTTTCGCAATTCATTAGCCAGCTCAATGATGTAATCATCTTCATGGCCAATATCATACAAAGCCTTCTCCATTTTGAATATATACTCCCTGTTATCTCCACATGGTCCAGAGGCAGTTGCAATTTGCCTGCAATATGTAAAATTAGGATGTATTAAAAGTGATTTATCTCAGAAAATAATTGAAGGAAGGAGCAGATAACAGAAGCATAAATCTCACCTAGCCATCTCTTCCAGTGGAGCAGGACCAAGATagtatttattatttactttgtcAGGAGTGGATGTAAACCTGAAATAAGTATTTGAATCATGTCAGTGACCATTTATAGTAATTCTCTACCATCTATTGTGTTCTTTGATTTGCATTTCATAGTGCTTTATTAGATTGTGCTTAGATAGGAAAGAAAGATATAAAAAAAGGACAACAGCCAAAGAACCTACACTATCACTCCAGTTAAGGCTGGATGTAAGGAGTCTTCTTCCTGAAATAGAAAGAACAAATATGTTTCAGCTAAGCCAAACATGCGATTCAATGTTAACTTAAGTCATATGTGTTCTGTGCCCTTTTATAACAGGATAACAAGTTCAGAATTTCAAGTTATAACAAACAGTGAGCTTTAGTAACACGAGACCAGATATCAAACAAAACATCAAAGGATTATCGACTTACAGTGAAGAAGTTCACCAAAGTCTTGCTATCATACTCGCACTCTCTTCTTTCTAAATACTGTAAACCAAACAAGAAATTATCAGGATCACTTCCAAACAATATAAGTTCTGAAAAATAAATTCGCTTTTGCGAGTCAATGTACCTCCattgccttcttttctttttcaggtCCTCCTCGCACACAATAAGCAGCACCCCACTGAAGGAAAATCCACAGATAAGTTAAATTGAATGGCTATGAATTAATATAAAACTTCAGTTTACTTGTGAGATCAGTTTCAACATGTTAGGCTACATATGGAAAAGGATTTAAGTTAATATAAAGTGTAACGATACTTTTATATCATCaccaataaataaaaaatgattttttacAACAAATATAGTACAGGTTTATCAGGTTTCACATATTAATATATTAATGATTGTCATAAAGGTAGTAATGGATGGTAATATCAACTTACGCAAATGGATCCTTTGCTTTCATCCAAAGTGCAAGTTCTTGCAGGGTGTTCAGGTGTACCTCTATGATCAATGCAAGCTGATGATCATGAAATTTTAGTATTTCACACTATAGATTAGACAAACAGAAATCAACTATATGAAGCAGGAGAAAATAACGTACCAAGATCAAACACACGCCTGTAATCCTTTATGTAACCAATAAATTTCTCATCATAATCAAATCCAGGGTTCCATACCAATGAACCatacccaaaaatccaaaacaccATGATTGTGAATCTTCCTCAATTTAATACCTGCACTATTAATAATAACATAAATTAATTCATCCACCAATTATTTTTCTCCATCAGGCGAAAAGAAACACACACAAACATGGATTtctgaaaatggtggaaaaagaATAGGTCATAAAGAAAAGGCCAACTGGGTTTTCTAGTTGTCGCAAATGGTGGAAAAAGAATAGGTCATAAAGAAAAGGCCAACTGGGTTTTCTAGTTGTCGCATTGCGAGGCATCAGAAAAGGCCAACTGGGTTTTCTAGTTGTCACATTGCGAGGCATCAGAGAAGGTCAAATCAGCTTATACTCGCAAAAGAGGGTCAAAACAAGAGGATAGTACAAGTGTTGCAGCTAAATGTACAACATGATTATGCACCTTCCAACGGATAAACAGAAGGGGAAAAAACGTGAAAAGTACTCGTTGGAAACTAAAAGGGATGCATAAGATTGCAAAAATGTGATGAACACCCAGAAAATAGAATGATCTAAATTAAGAATAAAAGGGGGGAAAATGGAAATCAAATATAATACTTACAAATAAATCTTGTTATGTTCAAATCAATATGAGGCAATGCCTTCCAAACGAAATGTTGACTCTATGTTGTATACAATTTGTTCAAATAGAGAGACAAGAGAGAGCAATGTgggtattttcttcttccttaatggttctctctttctctctctgtaTCTCTCTGTGTGTGGTTTAGGGAGAAGGAGGAGAATAAAGTATTTATAGAAATTATGTATTATCCCTTTTTGTATATGTATGTACGAATCTATTAGCGTGTATAATCAAATGTACTATGTGCTATGAAATATtctttccaaaatattttttacaaaaaggGAGAAAATCCTTATTGACTTTTGAAATATtcttattgaattattttttaatGAAGATGAATGAAATACGTGTAGAAGATGGTGCTATAGCACTATTGGAAAAAAAAACTAGTTGTGCCTATACAAAGTACAAATGCTCGTATAAGATCAACGCCTGCAAAATGCATTTTGTTAAAAATTATGTTAGTATAGCAAAACCAGTTTCACCTAACTCGAACAAATTCCTGCATTCaaagaccatgccaaaagaaaccAATTTCACCTAACTCTATCAAAATCAATGTCATGCCTTGTACGTGACAATAGTATTTTAGTATTTCCCAAGtactattttattatattttccatCTCTTCAAATCTTTGACATTTGAGTGACTCAACAAACTTGTATgcgtatgtatatgtatatgtatatgtatatgtatatgtatatgtatatgtatatgtatatatatatgtatatgtatatgtatatgtatgtatgttaaTGGCATTTTGCATGATACGAAAGAGCAGTACAAATGAATGCCTTTTTGAGTCCACAAACGTTGTTTCCCAACTTAGAGAGTGTTTGACTAAGCTTATAAACTAGTCAAATCAGTTTATAAACACTTTTCAGTTTATCTATGTGTTTGGTAAAGTTTAAAATGCTAATAAGCCTAGTGCTTACCAgttaaaaataagccaaaagtcataagCTAGTCACCCTCAATttatgaatttttagcttataaacactttaagtttgaccaaattTGTTACTATTTTATCCGTAAAATATTCCTTTTTAGAACAAAACTCCTACATCGCTACTCCCCGCCTCTTCACGTCTGCAATTTTTATTGACTATTTGAGGTAAGCAAAtaattctctattcctttgcatATTTGTATCTATATGATTGTGTATAATCTTTGAAGTGTATGTAATAAACGAGGACACACCAAATTTTTGGTGTATTGCTTTCTAAGTGTAGTAGGATGAAGACAGTatttgtttctcttcaaatattttgtcctatttagtttttttttgtgataagcttttgtcaatttattaattattataacttatgattatatgcttatcatcaaataaattatatttatcataaaaattatcttatttAATCACAGTttgtatttaaaataaactgacaaatagaatatttttcAACTTACACATTTTAAATACTAGTTTGTTATTTAAGAAAGTATATTTTGATTCTCAAAATATTTATAGTATTTATTTACCTTTTTGTACATATGTGTATAAAAATTAAAAGACTTGATTTATGTAAGATGAACATGGTTCTACAAAATGGGTCAAGTTGGGCGGGTTAGGTTATAACTcattgtttagcccatcttgacccagcccatcttagcccaagtacTTTGGGCTGGGTTGAACAATAACCCATTTATTGACCTAACCCATATTGACCCACCCAAATTCAGCTCAATCCGCCAATTTGCCATCCCTGGTTCATTGAACCTGGACAGTTTCTTGAATTACCTCGTTTTCCGCATTTTTTGGACCAGAATTTAATGCTGTGATTAGGGGCGTACATAAGCTGGGTTGGTTCGGAATTTACAATTACTAAATCAAActaattgtgtcgggttattaaatctaaagaccaaaccaaaccaataaaacttgGGTTTTCATGTTATTCgggttttttcggatttttttccattaaaatcttcgtagaacaaaacatataacgtatgctcaaaatatttctttaatcctagtaagatacaattatataaagtattttccaagaaaataatacaaaatatgagatgtgtcatggcattatcctaaaatattcaacaataaagacaataaaattatgtaatacaaatattgctaattaaaaggccataataaaaataaacataatctaaaagtacttagtatgctaaaataaatagattaataagggagtattaattacatggctaaacgctaaagaaaaataaaaatatgttatGCATTTtaatctaaattattgcaaaacaaaaaatagatattcaatacattctcgttcgtaatattgaattgaatatcttttgttagtattagtattttaatttgattttggtttgggcttttgttagcattagttaatttactaatattagtggctataaaacttattggatcattcaaaagttctaagtctaaccttgaaataatatcttaaaaaataaaattatgaatttttttaagaaatatttataaattacatcacaataagtatatttatatattaaatatacctaaaatttctatatatgtaatgtcgggttggtttggtttcggtttgactttctttagttaaaaccaaaccaaaccaattatggtcgggttttttccaacaccaaaccaaatcagatcaaaccatagtcggattttttttctcggtttgactcggattattgggttggtgcggtttatcgatttcctttgtacacccctaactaggggtgtacataggccgGGCTGGTTCGGATTTTTTAATTACTAAACTAAACCAATTGTCtcgaatttttaaatttataaaccaaaccaaaccaacaaaagtcgggtttttcaatcaCGGGGTTTCTcggggttttcgggttttttccGAAAAAACcttcatagcataaaatttataatttgtaCTCTAATATTTCTTAGGTCATAGTAGGATAAAACTATATAAGATGTTACCCAATAAAatgatacaaaataataggagatGAGTCATGATTATACTAAAATACTCAACAAATTGCATAagataaatattgctaattaataatccataataaaaataaacataatctaaaagtactaagtcatgttaaaaaaaatacgactaataagtactaagtattaattacatgactagataatattaaaagtgagttatgcattttcactatctaaattaatgcaaaactaaaaaaataaatatccaatactattgtTATTTCTAgtattgaattaatttttttttgttagcaCTAGTATTAATTTGATTTTGCTTGGGGCTTATTTGAGTTATTAACTTTTATAGGCTATAAAACATATTTGACCATTCAAAAGTTTTAagtccaagcttgaaataatacattaaaagagAGAACTATGAAagagtttaaattatatttataaattacattacaataattatttttatgtataaaatatttttaaaacttgtatatatgtaatatcgggttggtttggtttcggtttgacttttttttagttaaaaccaaaccaaaccaattatggtcgggttttttttcctAACACCAAACTAAATCAAAACAAACCATAGTCGAGTTTTTTTTATCtcgatttgactcggattatcgattTGATGCGATTTGTCAGTTTCCTTTGTACCCCTACCCCTAGATGTGATATGGGGCAAGTTTAATTACATGGAAAAGCTTGAACTGAAAACAAGTCGCTTAATAGATTTTTGAAAATCTTATCCATAAATGTACTTAAAGACTATTGTTAAACATATTAAAAATTCATTGAATCTAGTCCTCAAGGCCAAAGAGCAGGTTTAAGAAAATAGTACAAGAAGCTAGCCCTGTGGTCAAAGAAGTAAAAAGATAATATTAAGAATTAATGTTCAATTTTTAGCATAAATGGAGCTACATAATTGTTTTTTCTgttcaagtttttaatttttaatatttgtacttatactaataaaaataataaatatacaaTAAATAGTACTGTTAAATTAAATATGCACGAAAACTAATTGGAACACCACCAAAAttaatgagatcaactttgaCAAAACGAAAAGGGACATGAGGTACAAAAATTGATGGCATTGCACAtggatatttttttttgttggtatAGACCATCCTTGTCCTATCAATTAAAACATAACATGTGCGGttcaaactttcaaaaaatcCATTATTCCATCTTCAAGATCCTAATTCCCAGCAATGGTCCAACAAATCTAAGTATGttaatgaaacaataaaagaagaagaatagtaTTGCGGAGAAAAGCAGAAAGatgattcttattgatttgggatgaattacaatggaataaaaACCTTCTATTTATGGGGAGagggtgacttagccaccaagaaatgaaccctagaatctctctaaatatagacatttaccataaatataattctatttataacactcccccttgaatgtctattcaacagataatgtgcctcgttaaaaccttaactaaaataaaacccaatgggaaaaaaattctagaaaaggaaaaagagtacacatgtttaatacgtcttttggttgcctcgttaaaaaccttgcaaggaaaacccaatgagacaaaaccttgtaaggaaaaaagagtgcaacgcgcattaactcccctgatgagagcatcaattcacatccttgagccttcgcatctcAATCTTGTACACCATCTTCAAGAGAttgttggtagagatttgataaataAATCAGCCATACTAACTTGAATGAATATTTTGCACCCTGAAATCATCATTCGTAATAGATATATAATGTCTTCATAAATATCGTGGAATGACTCTTCAATATCTCTACAAAGGTATTCTTGCTATCACATTATCATACTTATAGTTATAGTAAGATACATTTGACCACAAATTGCACTAAGGAAGTGGTACTTCAAGAttaagaattgtatatgcttcaagcaacttaaatccttcatggattgtcatataagttaagtcatataagccatCTAAagagactttagatgcatatcaaattttc contains:
- the LOC107813044 gene encoding gamma-glutamylcyclotransferase 2-1-like; the protein is MVFWIFGYGSLVWNPGFDYDEKFIGYIKDYRRVFDLACIDHRGTPEHPARTCTLDESKGSICWGAAYCVRGGPEKEKKAMEYLERRECEYDSKTLVNFFTEEDSLHPALTGVIVFTSTPDKVNNKYYLGPAPLEEMARQIATASGPCGDNREYIFKMEKALYDIGHEDDYIIELANELRKVLGIVGSFPKEKKLLGPSQIPLNSHISPVKIRPLPEAIAAVAADS